A window of the Mucilaginibacter sp. cycad4 genome harbors these coding sequences:
- the lpxA gene encoding acyl-ACP--UDP-N-acetylglucosamine O-acyltransferase, with product MIQPLAYIHPQAKIADNVVIEPFVTIHKDVEIGEGTWIGSNSVIMDGARIGKNCRIFPGAVVSAPPQDLKYKGEQSTVSIGDNTTIRECVTLNRGTALDKNTTTIGSNCLLMAYVHVAHDCVIGDNVIVANAVQLAGHITVYDYAFIGGSSAVHQFVEIGAHSMISGGSLVRKDVPPFTKAGREPLSYVGINSVGLRRRGFSAATIAEIQEIYRIIFLKKYNVTKALDIIEAEFTPSVERDEIINFLQNSQRGIMKGFGNT from the coding sequence ATGATCCAGCCATTAGCATACATACATCCACAGGCAAAAATTGCCGATAACGTGGTAATTGAACCTTTCGTTACCATCCATAAGGATGTTGAAATTGGCGAAGGTACCTGGATCGGCTCCAACTCCGTAATTATGGATGGTGCCCGCATAGGTAAAAACTGCCGGATTTTCCCGGGCGCCGTGGTATCTGCACCGCCGCAGGATTTGAAATATAAAGGCGAGCAAAGCACTGTATCTATAGGCGATAACACCACCATACGTGAGTGCGTTACGCTAAACCGCGGTACCGCGCTTGATAAAAACACCACCACCATCGGCAGCAACTGTTTGCTGATGGCTTATGTGCATGTAGCGCATGATTGTGTTATCGGCGATAATGTGATTGTTGCCAATGCTGTTCAGCTGGCGGGCCACATAACGGTTTATGATTACGCATTCATCGGCGGCTCATCGGCCGTACACCAGTTTGTTGAAATTGGTGCGCATAGTATGATCTCTGGCGGTTCACTGGTACGTAAAGACGTTCCTCCGTTCACCAAGGCAGGCCGTGAGCCATTATCATACGTGGGTATCAACTCGGTAGGCTTACGCCGCAGGGGGTTCTCTGCTGCTACTATAGCCGAAATCCAGGAGATTTACAGGATCATATTCCTTAAAAAATATAACGTAACCAAAGCGCTTGATATCATTGAGGCCGAGTTTACCCCAAGTGTAGAACGCGATGAGATCATCAACTTCCTGCAAAACTCGCAACGTGGTATCATGAAAGGGTTTGGGAATACCTAA